From the genome of Vicia villosa cultivar HV-30 ecotype Madison, WI linkage group LG2, Vvil1.0, whole genome shotgun sequence, one region includes:
- the LOC131647649 gene encoding two-component response regulator-like APRR7, translated as MMVDIKDHQVDGMMNSPQLAVLLLNQHKLVISKTNLAAIENLEREIQEKRKQMRLLEQRLTETGESSMANSSLVEMQQSSGSGRESGTQIQKFVKSKSHEKFDSNSGSNDEQDNESVGLNNGDGNDNGSGTHV; from the exons ATGATGGTAGACATAAAAGATCATCAAGTAGATGGAATGATGAATTCTCCCCAACTAGCAGTGCTATTACTGAATCAACACAAGCTGGTGATCAGCAAAACAAATCTGGCAGCA ATTGAGAACTTAGAACGTGAAATCCAAGAAAAAAGGAAGCAAATGAGGTTGTTAGAGCAAAGATTAACGGAGACTGGTGAATCATCTATGGCTAATTCATCACTAGTTGAAATGCAGCAG TCTAGTGGTAGTGGCAGAGAAAGTGGCACACAAATCCAGAAATTTGTGAAATCAAAGAGTCATGAAAAGTTTGATAGCAATTCGGGAAGTAATGATGAGCAAGATAATGAAAGTGTAGGCTTAAATAATGGGGATGGAAATGACAATGGCAGTGGCACTCACGTATAA